GGCTCGCACCGGTCGACGGGGAGCTCGCCGCTCTCGTGCGCGCCCGCGGCTCGCCCGTCGTCCTGCAGGAGCCGGGACGCGTCCTGGACGGTGCCGCGCGCGTGCGTGCCGCGCTGCGCGCCTCGGTCGCCCACCTGCCGCCGGAGGAGCGGTCGTTGATCCCGGCGCTCGTGGTCGGTGACGACCAGGGCATGCCCGAGCAGCTGGTCGAGGACTTCGAGGTCTCCGGTCTGACCCACCTGCTCGCGGTCTCGGGCACGAACCTCACCCTGATGGTCGGGTTCCTGCTCACGCTGGCCCGCTGGTCGCGCGTGCGTGGACGCGGGCTGCTCGTCGTGGGCGCGTGCGGCGTCGTCGGCTTCGTCCTCCTCGCCCGCACCGAGCCGAGCGTCGTGCGCGCGGCGGCGATGGGGACGGTCGGCCTGCTCGCGATGACCAGCGACGGTCGTCAGCGGGGGACCCGCGGCCTCGGGGTCGCGGTGGTGGGCCTGCTGCTGTTCGACCCCTGGCTGGCGACCACGATCGGCTTCGCGCTGTCGGTGTGCGCGACGGCGGGGATCCTCTTCCTCGCCCCGGGCTGGCGTGACGCGATGGCGCGGTGGATGCCGCGCTGGCTGGCCGAGGCGATCGCCGTGCCGCTGGCCGCACAGGTCGCCTGCACCCCGATCATCGCGGCGATCTCGGGCAAGGTCAGCCTCGTCGCGGTCGCCGCCAACCTCGTGGCGGCACCGGCGGTCGGTCCCGCCACCGTCGCCGGGCTCGGAGGCGGCCTGGTCGGGGTGGTGTGGGGCGCCGCGGCGAAGGTGCCCGGCACCGTCGCCGGAGCGGGTGGGTGGTGGATCGTCACCGTCGCGGAGCGCAGCGGCGCGCTGCACGCGCCAGCGATCGACTGGACCGCGTCCGTCGCCGGGGTCAGCGGCCTGACGCTCGCGTGCGTGCTGCTCACGATCGTCCTCGGACGGCTCCTGCCACGGCGCTGGCCGACACTGCTGCTCGCCCTGGTCCTGGGCGTGGTCATCGCGGTGCCGATGCCCACGCCCGGGTGGCCACCGCGCGGATGGGTGCTCGCGGCGTGCGACGTCGGCCAGGGCGACGCGACGCTGGTGCGCGCCGGGCCGGACGCCGCGGTGGTCGTCGACGTCGGTCCCGACCCCGACCTCATGGCGGCGTGCCTGCGCCGCTTCGGCGTACGCCACGTCCCGGCCCTGGTGCTGACCCACTTCCACGCCGACCACGTGGGCGGCCTCGACGGGGTGCTCGGCGCGGTGCCGGTGGGGGAGATCTGGGTGTCGCCGGTCGACGAGCCCGCCCCGGCTGCGGACTGGGTACGCCGCCGCGGCGTCGAGGAGCAGGTGCCGGTCGCGGTGCCGCCCCTGGGTCAGGTACGCCGGGTGGGTGCGGCGGTGTGGCAGGTCATCGGGCCACGCCGGGTCGTGGCCGGTGGGGCCGAGGGCGAGGGCGGGCGCGCCAACAACGCCAGCATCGTCCAGGTGGTCGAGGTGGGCGGCGTCCGCGCGCTGCTGACCGGCGACATGGAGCCGGAGGCGCAGGTGCTGCTGCGCCGCGACCTCCCCGCGCTGCAGGTTGACGTCATGACGGTGCCGCACCACGGGAGTCCGCACCAGGACGAGGCGTTCCTCGCCGGCACGGGTGCACGGCTGGCGCTCGTCTCGGTCGGCGAGGACAACGGCTACGGACACCCCGGACCGAGGACCGTGGACGTGCTCGAGGACACCGGAGCGCGCGTGCTCCGCACCGACCGGCACGGCGACCTGGTGGTGGTCGTCGACGCCGAGGGCGAGTGGGGCGCCCGCTCCTCGCGCTGACTGTCGGGCTCGGACTGTCCGGGCGGTGTGGGAGGCTGCTGCCGTGGCGAGTCAGGGACCGATCGGCAGCGTGCTCC
The nucleotide sequence above comes from Nocardioides massiliensis. Encoded proteins:
- a CDS encoding ComEC/Rec2 family competence protein — protein: MPRPDEATAAGAADLRAPVLGGLAWAGALAGLLMPGRALLVLSVIVLGAGLAVVRRRPHAAQTVAAALVVLLGVGAAAHLRAGATEDSALRAWADEQAVAELTGLVTTDPRPRAGEHGGYVLVRMQVHTATARGQTRRTRLPVMVVAPESWAEPGVRPELGSVISLRGRLAPVDGELAALVRARGSPVVLQEPGRVLDGAARVRAALRASVAHLPPEERSLIPALVVGDDQGMPEQLVEDFEVSGLTHLLAVSGTNLTLMVGFLLTLARWSRVRGRGLLVVGACGVVGFVLLARTEPSVVRAAAMGTVGLLAMTSDGRQRGTRGLGVAVVGLLLFDPWLATTIGFALSVCATAGILFLAPGWRDAMARWMPRWLAEAIAVPLAAQVACTPIIAAISGKVSLVAVAANLVAAPAVGPATVAGLGGGLVGVVWGAAAKVPGTVAGAGGWWIVTVAERSGALHAPAIDWTASVAGVSGLTLACVLLTIVLGRLLPRRWPTLLLALVLGVVIAVPMPTPGWPPRGWVLAACDVGQGDATLVRAGPDAAVVVDVGPDPDLMAACLRRFGVRHVPALVLTHFHADHVGGLDGVLGAVPVGEIWVSPVDEPAPAADWVRRRGVEEQVPVAVPPLGQVRRVGAAVWQVIGPRRVVAGGAEGEGGRANNASIVQVVEVGGVRALLTGDMEPEAQVLLRRDLPALQVDVMTVPHHGSPHQDEAFLAGTGARLALVSVGEDNGYGHPGPRTVDVLEDTGARVLRTDRHGDLVVVVDAEGEWGARSSR